One genomic region from Sciurus carolinensis chromosome 2, mSciCar1.2, whole genome shotgun sequence encodes:
- the LOC124976294 gene encoding vasopressin-neurophysin 2-copeptin-like — protein sequence MPGTLLRAYFLGLLAFTFACRMSNCQNGGKRAMSENSEDSVRLLQPGEDKAQLGDQRLLLREAGLLPVHSGDNVLRGEQSDSSLPVESEVLQQPKAVLPEDKCAGDPACRQAFEKRHGTRGISIAHYQGSAMMQVLQRLVNRLKYSIQP from the exons ATGCCTGGCACTCTGCTGCGCGCCTACTTCCTTGGCCTGCTGGCCTTCACCTTTGCCTGCCGCATGAGCAACTGCCAAAACGGTGGCAAAAGGGCAATGTCTGAGAATTCAGAGGACTCAG TGCGTCTCCTCCAGCCAGGAGAAGATAAGGCACAGCTTGGGGACCAACGTCTGCTGCTACGAGAAGCTGGGCTACTCCCTGTGCACAGTGGAGACAATGTGCTGCGTGGAGAACAGTCTGATTCCTCCCTGCCTGTAGAGTCTGAAGTCCTGCAGCAACCGAAGGCTGTGCTGCCAGAAG ATAAGTGTGCCGGCGACCCGGCGTGCCGCCAAGCCTTTGAAAAACGCCATGGAACCAGGGGCATAAGTATAGCCCACTACCAGGGATCAGCCATGATGCAAGTGCTGCAGAGACTAGTGAATCGTTTGAAATACAGCATCCAACCCTGA
- the LOC124976295 gene encoding vasopressin-neurophysin 2-copeptin-like, protein MPGTLLHAYFLGLLAFTSGCNITNCGNHSKRAMTENTEVSVRLLQPGEDGAQLGDQPLLLREAGLLPVHSGDNVLRGEQSDSSLPVESEVLQQPKAVLPEDKCASDPACRQAFDRSPRTWEWSRVKDHVTPIWDLLQSLLKKWKMRSWV, encoded by the exons ATGCCTGGCACTCTGCTGCACGCCTACTTCCTTGGCCTGCTGGCCTTCACCTCTGGGTGCAACATCACCAATTGCGGAAACCATAGCAAAAGGGCTATGACTGAGAATACAGAAGTGTCAG TGCGTCTCCTCCAGCCAGGAGAAGATGGGGCACAGCTTGGGGACCAACCACTGCTGCTACGAGAAGCTGGGCTACTCCCTGTGCACAGTGGAGACAATGTGCTGCGTGGAGAACAGTCTGATTCCTCCCTGCCTGTAGAGTCTGAAGTCCTGCAGCAACCGAAGGCTGTGCTGCCAGAAG ATAAGTGTGCCAGTGACCCGGCGTGCCGCCAAGCCTTTGACAGAAGCCCTAGAACCTGGGAATGGAGTAGAGTCAAGGACCATGTGACACCTATCTGGGACCTGCTGCAGAGTTtgctgaagaaatggaaaatgcgCAGCTGGGTCTGA
- the LOC124976296 gene encoding vasopressin-neurophysin 2-copeptin-like — MPNTMLPACFLGLLAFASPCYIQNCPKRGNMAMTENAEESGIIVAHLGPAVTDHSWVFMVQSPQSHSQQKKMRGRRRIFINCQEKRSTACAAESLHCVNENFLTSPCQQSLKPCQKWSRCSAPGLCCNEDKCARDLACRPAFDQSGGARDRSNATQLEEPICCR; from the exons ATGCCCAACACAATGCTGCCCGCCTGCTTCCTTGGCCTGCTGGCCTTCGCCTCCCCTTGCTACATCCAGAATTGCCCAAAGCGTGGCAATATGGCCATGACTGAGAATGCAGAGGAGTCAGGTATCATCGTGGCCCATCTCGGGCCTGCTG TTACAGACCATTCCTGGGTCTTCATGGTGCAGAGTCCTCAG AGCCATTCCCAGCAGAAGAAGATGAGGGGCCGACGGAGGATTTTCATCAACTGCCAGGAGAAGAGGAGCACCGCGTGCGCCGCGGAATCGCTCCACTGCGTCAACGAGAACTTTCTGACTTCGCCCTGCCAGCAGAGCCTGAAGCCATGCCAGAAATGGAGCCGCTGCAGCGCCCCAGGCCTGTGCTGCAACGAAG ATAAGTGCGCCAGAGACCTTGCGTGCCGCCCCGCCTTTGACCAAAGCGGGGGAGCCCGCGACAGGAGCAATGCCACCCAGCTGGAGGAGCCCATCTGCTGCAGATAG